From a single Sorghum bicolor cultivar BTx623 chromosome 5, Sorghum_bicolor_NCBIv3, whole genome shotgun sequence genomic region:
- the LOC8074367 gene encoding ABC transporter F family member 5, with protein sequence MAAMDLLSGKLVRSLRLHSSLLPSAPSSSRAVPTSRRLRRRRHAPLHCRLTTSSSPSTTTTTEVEQDGKSQDLSSLLTSSDPSAPAGAGTKKKRSGGSSSGASSIPSGVRLEGITKSYKGVTVLKDVSWEVQRGEKVGLVGVNGAGKTTQLRIIAGLEQPDGGAVVKAKDNMKIAFLSQEFEVSASRTVREEFFSAFGEEMEVKRRLEQVQAALEGATEDMDLMGRLLDELDLLQRRSQDVDLDMVDVKVQKLMPELGFLPEDADRLVASFSGGWKMRMSLGKILLQDPDLLLLDEPTNHVDLDTVEWLESYLKTQEVPMVIISHDRAFLDQLCTKIVETEFGVSKTYKGNYSEYILAKAVAVQAQYAAWEKQQKEIEQTKELINRLGAGVNAGRASSEQKKLEKLEKEGLIEKPFQRKQLKIRFPERGRSGRTVLAINNLQFGFEDKTLFNNANLIVERGEKIAIIGPNGCGKSTLLKLILGMEKPQGGEVLLGDHNVLPNYFEQNQAEALDLEKTVLDTVSEAAEDWTLDDIKGLLGRCNFRDDMLDRKVQFLSGGEKARLAFCKFMVTPSTLLILDEPTNHLDIPSKEMLEEAISEYTGTVITVSHDRYFIKQIVNRVIEVKDQTIQDYQGDYNYYLERNLEARERELAREEELEEKAPKVKAKSKMSKAEKAVRKKQKMQAFQQSKQKSKSLKNSKRWN encoded by the exons ATGGCCGCCATGGACCTCCTCTCCGGCAAGCTCGTACGCTCCCTCCGCCTCCATTCCTCACTCCTCCCCTCCGCTCCTTCCTCCTCCCGCGCCGTCCCCACATCCCGccgtctccgccgccgccgccatgcgcCCCTACACTGCCGCCTTACCACGTCCTCCTCCCCTTCCACCACCACAACCACCGAGGTGGAACAGGACGGCAAAAGCCAGGACCTTTCCTCCCTCCTCACCTCCTCCGACCCCTCCGCCCCCGCCGGCGCCGGGACCAAGAAGAAGCGGTcgggcggcagcagcagcggcgcgTCTAGCATCCCGTCGGGGGTGCGGCTGGAGGGGATCACCAAGTCCTACAAGGGCGTGACGGTGCTCAAGGACGTGTCCTGGGAGGTGCAGCGCGGCGAGAAAGTGGGGCTCGTGGGCGTGAACGGCGCGGGCAAGACGACGCAGCTGCGCATCATCGCGGGGCTCGAGCAGCCCGACGGCGGCGCCGTCGTCAAGGCCAAGGACAACATGAAGATCGCGTTCCTCAGCCAGGAGTTCGAGGTCTCCGCGTCCCGCACCGTCAGGGAGGAGTTCTTCAGCGCCTTCGGGGAGGAGATGGAGGTCAAGCGCCGGCTCGAGCAGGTGCAGGCGGCGCTCGAGGGCGCCACCGAGGACATGGACCTCATGGGCCGCCTCCTCGATGAGCTCGACCTGCTGCAGCGCCGCTCCCAGGACGTCGACCTCGACATGGTGGACGTCAAGGTGCAGAAGCTCATGCCAGAGCTCGGATTCTTGCCTGAGGACGCCGACCGCCTCGTCGCCTCCTTCAGTGGTGggtggaaaatgaggatgtctcTTGGCAAGATACTTCTTCAG GACCCTGATTTGCTTTTGCTTGATGAGCCTACGAATCATGTCGATTTGGACACTGTTGAGTGGCTGGAGAGCTATCTTAAGACACAGGAGGTGCCGATGGTCATTATATCTCATGACAGGGCGTTTCTTGATCAGTTGTGTACAAAGATAGTGGAAACTGAATTTGGTGTGTCCAAGACATACAAGGGTAACTATTCAGAGTACATTCTAGCGAAGGCAGTAGCAGTGCAGGCACAGTATGCTGCGTGGGAGAAGCAGCAGAAGGAGATTGAGCAGACAAAGGAGCTGATAAACAGACTTGGTGCTGGAGTTAATGCAGGGCGTGCTTCCAGTGAGCAGAAG AAATTGGAGAAGCTtgaaaaggaagggttgattgaGAAACCTTTCCAAAGGAAGCAGCTAAAGATCAGATTCCCTGAGCGTGGAAGAAGTGGGAGAACTGTGTTGGCAATAAACAATCTTCAATTTGGATTTGAGGATAAG ACTTTGTTCAACAATGCTAATCTTATAGTAGAGAGAGGTGAAAAGATAGCTATTATTGGGCCCAATGGTTGTGGAAAGAGCACATTGCTTAAACTTATTTTGGGGATGGAGAAGCCACAAGGTGGTGAGGTGCTTCTTGGGGACCATAATGTGTTGCCGAACTATTTCGAGCAGAATCAG GCAGAAGCTCTTGATTTAGAGAAGACTGTGCTAGACACTGTATCAGAAGCTGCAGAGGATTGGACACTTGATGATATCAAAGGTCTCCTTGGCCGTTGTAACTTTAGGGATGACATGCTGGATAGAAAAGTTCAGTTTTTAAGTGGTGGAGAGAAG GCAAGGCTTGcattttgcaagttcatggtgaCTCCATCTACTTTACTCATCTTGGATGAACCGACAAACCATCTTGATATCCCATCAAAAGAAATGCTTGAG GAGGCAATATCAGAATATACAGGTACCGTAATAACAGTTTCTCATGACCGGTactttataaaacaaattgTGAACAGAGTCATTGAAGTGAAAGATCAAACTATCCAAGACTATCAAGGAGATTACAAT TATTACCTTGAAAGGAACCTTGAAGCTAGAGAAAGGGAACTTGCCCGcgaggaagagctcgaggagaagGCCCCCAAAGTAAAAGCTAAGTCCAAAATGTCCAAG GCAGAGAAAGCCGTCAGAAAGAAGCAGAAGATGCAGGCCTTCCAACAAAGCAAACAAAAATCAAAGTCGCTTAAAAACTCAAAGAGGTGGAATTGA
- the LOC8066695 gene encoding UBP1-associated protein 2A encodes MGKKRKKGRAAKEPRKNHHLHPHSCSRPSISTREHKRRDPAPGTGSGSGSESDPSLPSTSDAVRRLIDPYSKPRLIAILAEAATANPALRARLGAAAAASPSHRQLFVHGLPPHADSAALAEAFSRFGPLADCHAIADHRASGRCCKGYGFVSFASRAAARHAVREAPRVTVAGRPVSVQFASAGPDPSGGGGAGAAGRRVYVTNVAPDASAERLRAFFARFGELEGGPFGFDGDTGYARFGELEGGYALFVYQAAAGAAKAVQEPYRVFEGRTLHCQLANEPAAARKTKAPVAPPPAVVAASAAGTPPRLQSVLDAAAAAGVVDLASYARDPAQAAALLGQNPALAAAALSTALASGDATTIPLTPAAVSVPMEVALASPKPATAVTVAPSPVMVGVRPSGGPGLLGAYKPPSLLMVSSSSGRKGILMGT; translated from the coding sequence ATggggaagaagaggaagaagggaAGAGCGGCCAAGGAACCCCGCAAGAACCACCACCTCCATCCACATTCCTGTTCCCGGCCCTCCATCTCCACCCGCGAACACAAACGTCGAGACCCTGCCCCGGGcaccggctccggctccggctccgaaTCCGACCCCTCGCTGCCATCCACTTCGGACGCCGTTCGCCGTCTAATCGATCCCTACTCGAAGCCCCGGCTCATCGCCATCCTCGCGGAGGCGGCCACAGCGAACCCCGCGCTGCGCGCCCgcctcggcgccgccgccgccgcgtcgccCTCGCACCGCCAGCTCTTCGTCCACGGCCTTCCGCCGCACGCCGACAGCGCCGCGCTCGCGGAGGCGTTCTCCCGCTTCGGTCCCCTCGCCGACTGCCACGCCATCGCGGACCACCGCGCCTCGGGGCGCTGCTGCAAAGGGTACGGCTTCGTGTCCTTCGCCTCCCGCGCCGCCGCGCGCCACGCGGTTCGGGAGGCCCCCCGCGTCACCGTCGCCGGACGCCCCGTCTCCGTCCAGTTCGCCTCGGCCGGCCCGGACCCGTCTGGTGGGGGCGGGGCCGGGGCCGCCGGGCGGCGGGTGTACGTGACCAACGTCGCGCCGGACGCCAGCGCGGAGCGGCTGCGCGCGTTCTTCGCGCGGTTCGGGGAGCTGGAGGGCGGGCCGTTCGGCTTCGACGGCGACACCGGGTACGCGCGGTTCGGGGAGCTGGAGGGCGGGTACGCGCTGTTCGTGTACCAGGCGGCGGCCGGCGCCGCGAAGGCGGTCCAGGAGCCGTACCGCGTGTTCGAGGGGCGCACGCTGCATTGCCAGCTCGCCAACGAACCCGCCGCCGCGCGGAAGACCAAGGCACCCGTGGCGCCTCCGCCGGCGGTGGTGGCAGCTTCGGCTGCCGGAACGCCACCACGGCTGCAGTCGGTGCTTGatgccgccgcggccgccggcgTGGTGGACCTTGCAAGTTACGCTCGTGACCCAGCACAGGCTGCAGCGTTGCTCGGCCAGAATCCTGCTCTTGCGGCTGCAGCATTGAGCACTGCATTGGCGTCCGGGGACGCCACCACCATTCCCCTCACTCCGGCAGCTGTGTCTGTGCCAATGGAAGTAGCTTTGGCCTCGCCAAAACCAGCGACTGCCGTAACAGTGGCACCATCACCAGTGATGGTTGGTGTTAGACCGAGTGGCGGACCAGGACTGCTTGGGGCATACAAACCGCCATCGTTGCTAATGGTGTCATCCTCATCAGGGAGGAAAGGGATACTGATGGGCACCTGA
- the LOC8074368 gene encoding uncharacterized protein LOC8074368, with protein sequence MAPPSSWSDIPLELAGLVLRRLPANVDRVRFAAVCPQWRAAAREVTLPSPLPLLALPDGTVYSLPGSEPLRFPGCTGYADACGNWLAFSTEEGCFLSDPFSNATVTLPQLSRLQAPCHRGGRLVSWIEIEEPPEKLTMYKPVFCSRQLIAIFITYQYSTKVAVCQPGAASWWSVHVDHRFELTDDMAFHQGKLYILNDDDHSLFAMDISVDHRTGAPWICQVRRVISGVLIPRPAIRGICRNEHQKMLYLVESESHGTLLMIHRKTYGQGRIGPRWLVAGTFVSSGWEFEVFMADFQQSKWTKVTTIGDDQVLFLRRRCSRFIRVSPEDMQGDGIIFLDRDDEDHDWYDHRGSSSDSCKVCDMRDGTVSPFVPSVHFERRSVPATWLFPQV encoded by the coding sequence atggcgccgccgtcgtcctGGTCAGACATCCCGCTGGAGCTGGCCGGCCTGGTCCTCCGCCGCCTGCCCGCGAACGTGGACCGCGTCCGGTTCGCCGCCGTGTGCCCCCAGTGGCGCGCCGCCGCGCGGGAGGTCACCCTGCCctcgccgctgccgctgctcgCGCTCCCAGACGGCACCGTGTACTCCCTCCCTGGGAGCGAGCCGCTCCGCTTCCCCGGCTGCACAGGCTATGCTGATGCCTGTGGCAACTGGCTGGCCTTCTCAAccgaagaaggctgcttcctgaGTGATCCGTTCTCCAACGCCACCGTGACACTTCCTCAGCTGTCCCGCCTCCAAGCCCCATGTCACCGCGGTGGGAGGCTCGTCTCATGGATTGAAATTGAGGAGCCCCCCGAGAAGCTTACTATGTACAAACCGGTATTTTGCTCCCGTCAACTCATCGCCATATTCATCACGTATCAGTACAGCACTAAGGTTGCAGTGTGCCAACCAGGGGCGGCCTCCTGGTGGTCGGTACATGTGGATCACCGGTTTGAGCTGACTGATGATATGGCATTCCACCAAGGAAAGCTCTACATCCTCAATGACGACGACCATAGCCTTTTCGCAATGGACATCAGCGTGGACCACAGAACGGGAGCTCCATGGATTTGTCAAGTTCGGCGGGTTATCAGCGGCGTCCTGATTCCTCGTCCTGCAATTAGGGGCATATGCCGAAATGAACATCAGAAGATGCTCTACCTGGTTGAATCCGAATCACATGGCACGTTGCTGATGATACACAGGAAGACATACGGCCAGGGGAGGATAGGACCCAGATGGTTAGTGGCGGGCACATTTGTCTCATCTGGGTGGGAGTTCGAGGTGTTCATGGCGGACTTCCAGCAGTCAAAGTGGACCAAGGTGACGACCATTGGCGATGACCAGGTGCTTTTCCTGCGGAGGCGGTGCTCCAGGTTCATTCGCGTCTCTCCTGAGGACATGCAGGGGGACGGCATTATATTCCTGGACAGAGATGATGAGGATCATGACTGGTACGATCATAGGGGCTCTTCCTCTGATTCTTGCAAGGTCTGTGACATGAGAGATGGCACTGTCTCGCCCTTTGTACCAAGTGTGCATTTTGAGCGTCGCTCTGTACCTGCAACGTGGCTCTTCCCTCAGGTCTGA